Proteins from a single region of Acanthochromis polyacanthus isolate Apoly-LR-REF ecotype Palm Island chromosome 11, KAUST_Apoly_ChrSc, whole genome shotgun sequence:
- the LOC110958985 gene encoding basic salivary proline-rich protein 1-like — protein MLSPKRRIPDRWLNYCPVGRRIPGTRFIAFKVPFKESLNRQLPESDSFSLWDLLDSVESQNQELGLIIDLTFTTKYYELTDVPQSCFYTKIFTKGHQVPSNATILSFKQAVRRFLKENQDNDKLIGVHCTHGLNRTGYLVCRYLIDVDGFDPLTALELFNSCRGHCIERKNYLRDLQSAAKRSNDAIDHPQQAAARGLAVERPPQTTKQDQRPPQTTRQDQRPPQTTRQDQRPPQTTKQDQRLPQTTRQDQTPPQTTRPLETRRQNQSLLETTRQDQRLPQSTRQDRRPPETTRLDQTPPQTTRRDQRPPQTSRQDQRPPQTTRQDQRPPQTSRQDQRPPQTTRQDQRPPQTTRQDQRTPQITRQGQKPPQTTRQNARPPLTTRQDTRPLETTRQNQSPLETTRQDQRVPQTTRQDRRPPQTTRQNQRPPQTTRQDQRPPLTTRQDQRPPQTSRQDQRPPQTTRQEQRLPQTTRQDQRPPQTTRQEGQLLQNITTAAEQDGHGSVSDHQEAAPPFRDDPVQTQRPAGNRHKRRARRRRSQVLGHTSSPHHMTMKPRPPSGSNSCSDY, from the coding sequence ATGCTTTCTCCGAAGAGACGCATACCAGACCGGTGGCTGAACTACTGTCCTGTAGGGCGCAGGATACCAGGGACTCGGTTCATCGCCTTCAAAGTGCCGTTTAAAGAGTCTCTGAATCGTCAGCTGCCTGAGTCGGACTCCTTCAGTCTGTGGGACCTGCTGGACTCTGTGGAAAGTCAGAACCAGGAGCTGGGTCTGATCATCGACCTCACCTTCACCACCAAGTATTACGAACTAACAGATGTTCCGCAGTCCTGCTTTTACACCAAAATCTTTACAAAGGGCCACCAGGTTCCCTCCAATGCCACCATCCTGAGCTTCAAACAGGCTGTGAGACGATTCCTGAAGGAGAACCAGGACAACGACAAGCTGATCGGAGTCCACTGCACCCACGGCCTGAACCGCACCGGCTACCTGGTCTGCAGGTACCTGATCGACGTCGATGGCTTTGACCCGCTGACCGCTCTGGAGCTTTTTAACTCCTGCAGAGGTCATTGCATCGAGAGGAAGAACTACCTCCGTGACCTGCAGAGCGCTGCCAAGAGAAGCAATGACGCCATCGACCATCCACAGCAGGCGGCAGCCAGAGGGCTCGCTGTGGAGAGACCGCCACAGACCACCAAACAGGACCAGAGACCTCCACAGACAACCAGACAGGACCAGAGACCACCACAGACCACTAGACAAGACCAAAGACCGCCACAGACCACCAAACAGGACCAGAGACTTCCACAGACCACTAGACAAGACCAAACACCGCCACAGACCACCAGACCGCTAGAGACCAGAAGACAAAATCAAAGTCTGCTAGAGACCACCAGACAAGACCAAAGACTACCACAGTCCACCAGACAGGACCGGAGACCACCTGAGACCACCAGACTGGACCAGACACCACCACAGACTACCAGACGGGACCAGAGACCGCCACAGACCAGTAGACAAGACCAAAGACCGCCACAGACCACCAGACAGGACCAGAGACCGCCACAGACCAGTAGACAAGACCAAAGACCGCCACAGACCACCAGACAGGACCAGAGACCGCCACAGACCACCAGACAGGACCAGAGAACGCCACAGATTACTAGACAGGGCCAGAAACCGCCACAGACCACCAGACAGAATGCAAGACCACCACTGACTActagacaggacacaagaccgCTAGAAACCACCAGACAAAATCAAAGTCCGCTAGAGACCACCAGACAAGACCAAAGAGTACCACAGACCACCAGACAGGACCGAAGACCACCACAGACCACCAGGCAAAACCAAAGACCACCACAAACTACCAGACAAGATCAAAGACCACCACTGACCACCAGACAAGACCAAAGACCTCCACAGACCTCCAGACAAGACCAAAGACCTCCACAGACCACCAGACAGGAGCAAAGACTGCCACAGACCACCAGACAAGACCAGAGACCGCCACAGACCACCAGACAGGAGGGACAGCTGCTTCAGAACatcaccactgctgctgaacagGACGGACACGGTTCTGTTTCTGATCACCAAGAGGCGGCGCCACCATTTAGAGATGATCCAGTGCAGACTCAAAGACCGGCTGGTAACCGTCATAAACGTAGAGCTCGACGTCGCAGATCTCAGGTACTGGGACATACATCCTCCCCTCATCACATGACCATGAAGCCCCGCCCCCCAAGTGGCTCAAACAGCTGCTCTGATTATTGA